The genome window CAGCCAAAATTCTGGTTATAGTAGCTGTAAGTTGGTTTTTCAAAAAAAATATAATACATGTAAGATTCCTGTTTTGATCCGGTAATCTGATGGCAAAGGGAACATAAGCAAATATACTCGGAGCTAATCCAACAAGTCATAATTCTCTAATTCTGTAATGATTTAATAATCTCTTGCTTTAGTTCTGTTGTTATGTGCGTAAGGTTCTGCTGCTTGATTATGGGATATGGGATATCGAAACAAGCACAATTTCTTTGACGCAGAAAAAAAAACAACTAAAATGAAGCATCACTAGTGGATAGAAGTTGCATGTCAAATGTAAGTGgacctaagggggtgtttggtttgaagaatcAATTCATTCTAGATGAGGTGATGCATCATGAGTTTATTCCAAAAATTTAGTGTAATGAACTCATTCCtcatattattactaattattagTCTATGATGAATAAAACGgaatggtgatggatcaactcattccattccacaaaccaaacaagaaagtgaggagtgagaagatgatggactatctcatttctcaaaccaaacatgtTGATTTTGTTCTTAGCATGGGAGACCTGTGGTAGTTGTCATGTGGCGAGCAACATGGCATTCGTTTCTTATCAGGATGTCAGATTATTTTTCACAGTTGGATTAGCTGTAATATGGATCATGTTGCATGTTGTGTTTCCTTAAAACAGCTATTTGAGTTGGCCTAGCTGTCTGGCATATGTTTGGTTAGATATGTACTTTACGTTTTTAGTTGTTTTTTACTTGGATGTTGATATTCTCTATTTGTTATGGTTGAACTGGCCTCATTTGCCAAGAGGAAGATCAGTACTTTACACATGTTTTCTTGGAGTgctgatccttttgctttggcaaATTTCATGCAGGTATAGACAGTGTAATCACTTTGTCAGAAATGCCTTCTGCATCCAAGTCCAAGGCAAAAGAAAGATCAGCTGCAAAAGTTGCAAAAGAGCAACCCAAGGTTGCTGCAAAGCCAATGGGAAATGCTACACTTGCAAGTTCTTATAACAACCTGTCTGGAAAGTTCCATGTTCTGGAACCATCAAGCTCTTTGTTGGGTAGCCAAGGCATCGATAAATTCAGGAATACAGATGAAATAGATGAGCATTCTCGCAGCTCCCATGGTACAGGGGATTTCGATTGTGCCTCCAACAATGGTAGCTGTTCTGGTGACTCAGAGGATACAAAGGAAAAATCAACCAGCACTGCGTCCCGAGTAGACTCTGTTCCTGGATGTGATATTGATAAACGTGAGAAGATTAGACAGAAAAATGAGAAGAAGCATCAAAGACAGAAGGAGAGGCGTGCCCAAGAGTTACACGAGCGTTGTAAGGGATACATTATGTCCAGAAAGTTGGAAGCACTTGCGCAGAAGCTTGTTGCGATGGGTTTCTCAGCAGATCAAGCAACGATGGCTCTTATACAAAATGAGGGTTGCGTTGAGGAGTCTGTTACCTGGCTCTGCAACTTTGATGCCAGTGAGGAAGCTAAACAACAACTTGTAGCTGATCAACAGTCTGGAGTTAACTTGAAGATTGATATAGCTGATGAGCTTTCAAAGATTGTGAGCTTGGAGGCAAAATATAAGTGTACAAAGCAAGAAGTTGAAAGGGCAGTTGTTTCCTGTGAAGGTGATCTAGAAAGGGCCGAGGAGGCCTTGAAGACACACAAGCAAGAATCAACTGCAATCCCACCAAAGCCTGAGGGGTCTGGctattcaagtggcttgcctaatAAGCCGCAAGTTGTACTTGCACAGAACCCTGCAAGGCCTCAAACAAATGGATTATCATCAGTAGGATCTCATCAGATGAGAAGAGAGGAGAAGGACATAAACTATAAGCTTTTGATGAATGGTAGTGGTCCAAAGGAACCTGCAATTAAAGGTTTTCAGCCACTGGCAACACCGATTAAGCCAGATTTGGTCCGTCAGCAATTTGTTCAACCTGAGAAGAGACGTCTCAATCCCAACTCGAATCCATCAGTTCCTTCTGTGGCATCGTCTCCTTTGCCTGTTGCAGTGCCACAAGTGAAGCCAGACATGCGGCATGTGGCAGGGACCAATGAGGTGAAAAGTTTGATGCCCAATGGAAGCTTGCGAGAGTCTGTGATTGTAATGCAGCGTCCTCAATCTGCAGGTACCAAACAGAGCCTACCATCCACTAGCCATAGTATGTTTGTGTCAGAACCATCTGCAAGGGATTGGTACTTAAATGGCGTGTCAGGTGTGGATATGATGTTGAATGGGGGCTTAGGTCATGGACTAAGGAATATGAGTTTGGACAGTGCTAGTTCTGCCAGGTCGTTTGGGCATGCAAACCATCAACAAAATTTGGTTTCTAATCCTATAGAGCTGGCTGCCAATGGTTGGGGTGGCACCTGGAGTTCTGGAGGTACATCATCTTCCCGTTCTGTGGTGTCATCACTCGGGGCATTTAGAGGGTGGAATGCATCCGAGTCCTCTGCATTGCCTCATTCTGATTGGAGAACCAACGGGGCAGCACCTTATGACTACACCTCAGTAGACTGGAGCGTCGACACAACACTATTGAACCCAGCAGCAAAGAGCGAGCTGCTGTCGGACACATGGTCAACCATGTTCATGGGTGGCAGATCAACAAGGACACCTGGGAACCTCAGTGGTGCAGGCATCGCTGGGTTGTATGACAGTAACCGTCCAATGGATCCTGCTCCTTCGGCTCGTCCATATGAGTGGCCTACTTTCTGCAGGGGAGGATCTTCCTAGTTTCCCCAACCCTGTAGGCAAGAGGCCATTGAATAAAAAAAGTAAAAGCTGTCATTTGTTTCTTTTCTTGTTTTGGTCTCAGTTGCAGTTGGTTGAAAAAGTTTTACTTTGTCTATCGAACCGAGCTTGTGTACCCTTGACTGTTGGCCGAGATAAGTCATCTTTCTGTGAAATCGTTGTGCATGAAAAATGAAGGAAGAGAACTGAATCTATCTTGGCTGAAATGCAGGTAATTGTTTTTATTTTACTTGCTATAATAGTAACTTACTAATTCTTTCTCACAGTTCGGCTTAGCTGCCATGTGCATTCTTGCTTCACGGACTGTTTTTACTGCGGTCCTTCTGAAAAAAGGCACACACGTTTTTCTCTTCTTTTATTTACTTGGTTGCTTATTACCACCGAAACTTGTATATGTGTTTCATCAACCTTCAAGAGAAGAGGTTAAAAGAATATTATCATGTTTTACATTGGCGTCGTGTAACCTGTGTTTTATCCAGAAAATGCAGGAGTTTTCCTATATGTTGGCAATGTGTATTTTCTTCACAGTGATTTATGCACATGAGACCAATTGTGACTCCAAACCATTTGAAgcctcttttcttcttcctggTTTATTCAACGAGAACATCGAATTTAGCTTTCTCGGTCTGTTGGGCTGGCCAATTTCCTCGTGATGACTGATGGGATCAGTGTTTGAAACTAGGTAGCATAAAATGGCATGTTCATTCAGATTATATGATCCTATTATGACCCTCAGGGGTTCTCGGTACAATATGCATACCAGAGTATATGGTGTTTGTACCGCAACTTAAATATTTGTCTCACAATTGAAGTGGTGCTTTCATGCTGACTAAAGCAGGAGTGGTTAAGCGTTTTTTACTGTTCGAATTTGTCATCTTTGTGCATACCTGCTCGTGGTTCCAATTTGTGCATGTGCAATATCGAAGAATGCTGCCGATTCTGTTTTTTATTTAAAaaatataatatatagtagaattaTCCATCCTGCTTGCTTGTCTTTCTGAGTTGTGCATGCGCAACGATTTGGCTTGGGTGGTGGTGCTGAATTCATCATGGGATAAGCTAAGCTTGATGGACACGATTCTTTGTTGGCTATGATGGGTCCGTTTATTTGTTTTTTTTTGCTCCGCCCTGTGCTGTGATTCATGGTGCAAATCGAGTTTTCTTAAAAAATGACTGACCTAATAAGCTTCTGAAGGGGTGCGTTAACGCTCATTGGGTTGCTAACCGATAGTTCTTTTGTTATGAGATTGTTCATCTTTTTCTATTTAGATTAAAGTTGTTGTGATCTTGGTTTAACGCTCATATATAATGTTGAGGAAGTGTTGGAGGGTGGAAAAGTGCTCCCAGCAGGATTTCATATTTCGTTACAAGACCAGGATCGAGCTTTTGGTGCAAGTTTGTGATCGGTCTTTGATGGCCGCTGCGCTGAGGTGCGCGAAATCAGGGCAAATTTGGTTTGGCTGGCACACCTACAGCTTGGTACGGAGTACGCTGGACAAAAAAAGAAGTCGGGGGACATTGCCGCATCCACTTCACCTCGTGGTCAAGTTGGCGGCGAAGCAAGCGAATGCGACCCGCTGCCGGAGCCAGCTGCCCATTTTTCTAGTCATACGCGTCTGAGTCAGACCATGTTCGGCAGGGACGCACGCACGGCCGCGTGGGGTGCCGTCCGGTGCGGAAGCGAGGGGGGCACGTCTTCTCCACGCGCGTCGCCGTCCGACCTCTTGCATTCGATTCGGACGGAGTAGGAGCCGGACGCGAAGTTATTCCGGCGCGGTGCGGCAGTGCGACTTTGATCAGATTAATTCGGAGCATGAGCCGCGGACTCGACGCGTTGGTACCGATCAGACCACGGTCCACACGACCGCAGCCATGCACAGGCACGGGAATGACGCTTGACGCGCGGCAGTGCGCCGAAGGCCGAAGTGGCGCGGCACGACGGATGACGACCCAACGTCCGGGGACGTGCGCGGGAGGCACCGGCCGATCCCGCCGCGACACCTGCGCGCGCGTCACGGGCAGTGTCTAGTTGTTAAAGTATACTCAGTGGTAACGAGATTGAGACAAATGACAGAGACAATCACACTTGTTTATTGCAGTGATCACACAGATATATATACAACATGAAGGGGTATATCCCTAAAGGGTGTGTCCCTGGGGAGACGTTGTCGAACCCCTTGGGTTGGTCATAATGTAATAACATGTTTTgcaacactcccccttgatcaatacaAGTCCATTTGATCATCTGCAAATTGACTTCCAGTATATTATCTCCTCAAAAACCCtatgggaaaaataaggagtataCAATATCTTTTGGATAATTAGAGAATCTCACTTGAACTCCAAAAGgaaaatatgcttgtaatcatcatgcATAAAAACCCCGTGGTGGAAaatcaatgatgaagcatatagcttagttgatattacctcgttaaaaactttggatgagaaaacctcaaTAAGgtaaaactcatacaaagaaaagagtgtaatatgatggtacAAAACAGGTCAAATATCATGGAGAATTACTCCCCCTGATTCTTGCAATcacttaagtcttctcataccaatcccctcaacacatttctgaaacgtggagtatggtagagattttgtgaatagatcaacaagattatcacaagacATTGTTTGCAAGATATTAATATTTCCATTTTTCtgtttccatctgaacaacacaagctcaattatCCTTATAGATAATTGTCGGTGATTCAATCGAATCATGGTACGTTGTTCTCCAATGGACctctagcccaaagaacaataatatgtctatAGTCATCATTTCAAAAAAAAACCCCCGtggggaaaataaatgatgagacatataaCTCAGGCTAATATTTTTCCAAGATAATCTTGCCAGAAAATCTGAGAAATCAACATATGAGCTGAGTATCcttaaaaacccagtgggaaaaataaggagagtaGTCATACTCTATTGTTGATCTATTTGAACTCTAAGGAGATAAACTCATCACctagttcaaatacaacaataactatgtcataatgtatcatcctcaaaaacctctacgggaaaaatagatgatacgacataggccttgtgttgatgttgtctcattaaaaactttgaatgagaaacccaagtagggaaaaactcatgcgaagaaaagagtacaacatgatgTGTAAACAAGTTCTTCTGATCAAAAGGAAACTCCCCCTGATCTTTACGAATCACTAAGTCATCTCATACCTGCTCTCAAACATATTAAAAATGTGGAGTAAGGTAGAGACTTAGTTCGTAACTTGtttttcatctaaacaacacaaagtaatattatctccatagataataaggtcaatgatataaaaatcatgaccaccacataccctctttatgtagtatatcattctgtactatagaatgattagtgtaagtgaccattaatctttgttgattgacatttatcaaacagtaggtccaacttaccagaagtatgtcattgatcttgtacctggggatcttctatagatatccaagatcagtatatccaaacataaggagagcatgagtacatctggagatcataactcgatctcatgtgctgttagctagcaaatctttgcaaagcaatatccggccggatgctcttgcatgatacaatagcacatctcatgatccgaaaagaatcaaataacaatgattctctcatattgaatttcttcaatatatgttggatatagacaactttgtatccaagatactaagatagtttactttgaattgaaatct of Zea mays cultivar B73 chromosome 8, Zm-B73-REFERENCE-NAM-5.0, whole genome shotgun sequence contains these proteins:
- the LOC100383949 gene encoding uncharacterized protein isoform X1, whose amino-acid sequence is MIRFWNSRDEKCIDSVITLSEMPSASKSKAKERSAAKVAKEQPKVAAKPMGNATLASSYNNLSGKFHVLEPSSSLLGSQGIDKFRNTDEIDEHSRSSHGTGDFDCASNNGSCSGDSEDTKEKSTSTASRVDSVPGCDIDKREKIRQKNEKKHQRQKERRAQELHERCKGYIMSRKLEALAQKLVAMGFSADQATMALIQNEGCVEESVTWLCNFDASEEAKQQLVADQQSGVNLKIDIADELSKIVSLEAKYKCTKQEVERAVVSCEGDLERAEEALKTHKQESTAIPPKPEGSGYSSGLPNKPQVVLAQNPARPQTNGLSSVGSHQMRREEKDINYKLLMNGSGPKEPAIKGFQPLATPIKPDLVRQQFVQPEKRRLNPNSNPSVPSVASSPLPVAVPQVKPDMRHVAGTNEVKSLMPNGSLRESVIVMQRPQSAGTKQSLPSTSHSMFVSEPSARDWYLNGVSGVDMMLNGGLGHGLRNMSLDSASSARSFGHANHQQNLVSNPIELAANGWGGTWSSGGTSSSRSVVSSLGAFRGWNASESSALPHSDWRTNGAAPYDYTSVDWSVDTTLLNPAAKSELLSDTWSTMFMGGRSTRTPGNLSGAGIAGLYDSNRPMDPAPSARPYEWPTFCRGGSS
- the LOC100383949 gene encoding uncharacterized protein LOC100383949, with product MPSASKSKAKERSAAKVAKEQPKVAAKPMGNATLASSYNNLSGKFHVLEPSSSLLGSQGIDKFRNTDEIDEHSRSSHGTGDFDCASNNGSCSGDSEDTKEKSTSTASRVDSVPGCDIDKREKIRQKNEKKHQRQKERRAQELHERCKGYIMSRKLEALAQKLVAMGFSADQATMALIQNEGCVEESVTWLCNFDASEEAKQQLVADQQSGVNLKIDIADELSKIVSLEAKYKCTKQEVERAVVSCEGDLERAEEALKTHKQESTAIPPKPEGSGYSSGLPNKPQVVLAQNPARPQTNGLSSVGSHQMRREEKDINYKLLMNGSGPKEPAIKGFQPLATPIKPDLVRQQFVQPEKRRLNPNSNPSVPSVASSPLPVAVPQVKPDMRHVAGTNEVKSLMPNGSLRESVIVMQRPQSAGTKQSLPSTSHSMFVSEPSARDWYLNGVSGVDMMLNGGLGHGLRNMSLDSASSARSFGHANHQQNLVSNPIELAANGWGGTWSSGGTSSSRSVVSSLGAFRGWNASESSALPHSDWRTNGAAPYDYTSVDWSVDTTLLNPAAKSELLSDTWSTMFMGGRSTRTPGNLSGAGIAGLYDSNRPMDPAPSARPYEWPTFCRGGSS